One genomic window of Camelina sativa cultivar DH55 chromosome 5, Cs, whole genome shotgun sequence includes the following:
- the LOC104785902 gene encoding CAAX prenyl protease 2 has protein sequence MAVDGESVSMPMAVSACVGMALFYVLILYAPTVILRLPSASSYLEFMIRRFICAAVSTLASLVFTAFVLPIKSWEASVYGIRTDHLWQGVIYPLLLTSLIYAGSLVSKLLLLLESWKETGGGCSSFNNIISFVQTIPSSVVTGASNVSVWRNFIVAPVTEELVFRACMIPLLLCAGFKIYSAIFLCPILFSLAHLNHFREMYIRHNRSYLRASLIVGLQLGYTVIFGAYASFLFIRTGHLSAPLFAHIFCNYMGLPVLYARGKGLVSLAFLGGVVGFVSLLFPLTKPLMYNDRTDDCPCWFGYCLWN, from the exons ATGGCCGTCGATGGGGAGAGTGTGTCGATGCCGATGGCGGTGTCTGCCTGCGTCGGTATGGCGCTGTTCTATGTTTTGATTCTTTATGCTCCCACCGTGATTCTCCGTCTCCCGTCGGCTTCTTCTTATTTAGAATTTATGATTCGGAGATTTATCTGCGCTGCGGTTTCTACTTTAGCGTCTCTCGTCTTCACAGCTTTTGTACTCCCG ATAAAAAGCTGGGAGGCATCTGTTTATGGCATAAGGACTGATCATTTG TGGCAAGGAGTAATCTATCCTCTTCTATTGACCTCTCTCATTTATGCCGGATCTTTGGTCTCGAAATTGTTATTGCTCTTGGAATCATGGAAGGAGACTGGTGGAGGGTGTAGCTCCTTTAATAACATCATAAGCTTTGTCCAAACAATCCCTTCTTCGGTAGTGACAGGTGCTTCTAATGTTTCCGTTTGGCGCAATTTTATCGTG GCACCAGTAACCGAGGAACTTGTTTTCCGAGCCTGTATGATACCTTTGCTTCTGTGTGCTGGATTTAAGATTTACAGTGCCATCTTTCTCTGCCCAATTCTCTTTAGCttgg CCCACTTAAACCATTTTAGAGAGATGTACATCAGGCATAACCGCAGCTATCTCAGGGCTTCACTGATTGTTG GTCTTCAGCTTGGTTACACAGTCATTTTTGGTGCATATGCATCTTTTCTCTTCATTAGAACCG GACATCTCTCTGCTCCTTTATTTGCTCATATATTCTGCAACTACATGGGATTGCCTGTGCTATACGCAAGAGGAAAGG GTTTGGTGAGTCTGGCGTTCTTAGGCGGTGTGGTTGGGTTCGTCTCACTTCTCTTTCCTTTAACTAAGCCTCTCATGTACAATGACAGAACCGACGATTGCCCTTGTTGGTTTGGCTATTGTTTGTGGAATTGA